GTGATTGAAGTGGCATTGACCATCGTAAAGGTGCAAAATTGGGACAAAACAATTATCACGATTCCAGCGTATTCATTGGTCAGCGAATCATTTAAGAACTGGCGCGACATACAGGAATCGGGTGGGCGTCGGATCAAGTGGTCAATTTTAATAGATATTCAAACGATCAAATTCTGCGACGAAGAGATGTTGACGCGGTTTTCAAAAATCAAATACATCGCTACCTATATCGAACACAAGAAAGACGAACTCGCAAAATTCAACCAGGAGCAAAAGGTAGATGAGTCGAGCCTGGTAAATGGACGGCGCATGACCAACGTGGGCACGTTTCGGACATACATTGTCGCGTATTTGAGAAGTCATCCAGAAATAAACCAGGAGATGACATTCTTTGTACGACAATTGGCACCAGGGGAACATGGATTGCCGATAGAGATTTACGTCTTTTGCAACGACACAGTATGGGCGAATTACGAGGCGATTCAGGCGGATATTTTCGACCACATCCTATCCGTAGTGCCCGAGTTTGATCTCAAAGTGTTTCAGATACCAACAGGCTAAGCATTTTGCTAAAAAAAATTAAAAAAGCGATGGCGACACTAACCCGTGAAAACAGCATCTTTTCGCGCTAATCAAGGAGAGTTCAATGCTACCACTTTCATTACCGAATAACGAAATTAAAGACGCCTATGACGTCGTCGTGGTAGGCTCCGGCTATGGTGGAGGGATCTCAGCCAGCCGCATGGCCCGCGCTGGCAAAAAGGTCTGCGTACTCGAACGCGGCAAGGAATTCTTACCGGGAGATTTCCCCGACGAACCGGTCGAAGCCCTGAACGAGTTTCAGACAAATTCAGCAATGGGCCACACAGGCGGACGCACCGATCTATTCGACTTCAATCTGAACGAGGACATAAATGTGCTGGTGGGGTGCGGGTTGGGGGGCACCTCCCTGATTAACGCCAATGTCTCCCTGAAAGCCGAAGATCGGACATTCGAAGATCCTGTATGGCCCGACGAAATCCGGCAGGACGGGCTTATCCAACAGGGTTATGAGCGTGCCAGGGCGATGCTGTTGCCCAGACTCTATCCAGAAGACGCACCCAAATTGCCCAAATTGCAAGCCCTTGAAGAATCGGCACAGGCGATGGGAGCCAAATTCGCCCGTGCTCCAATCAACGTCAATTTTGATCTCGACGGCCCCAACCATGTAGGTGTAGAGCAACGGCCCTGCCAATACTGCGGAGATTGCGTGACGGGATGTAACTACCGCGCGAAAAATACCACACAAATGAATTACCTGCCCGACGCCAGAAATCATGGTGCCGAGATATTCACCTGCACCTCTGTCCGATACGTAGAGCAACAGGGGGACAATTGGCTGGTCCATTACCAATTGGTCGAATCGGGTCAGGAAAAGTTTGACGCACCAACCATGATCGTCCGGACCAAAGTCGTTATCCTATCAGCCGGGACACTCGGTTCAACTGAAATCCTGCTGCGTTCGCAACAAAATGGCCTGACCACGTCAAAGATGCTGGGCAAGCGCTTCAGTGGCAACGGCGATGTTTTGGGGTTTGCCTACAATACAGACCGTCAAATCAATAGCATCGGTCATGGCGATAAAAAACCCGGTACCTTAGATCCAGTGGGGCCGTGTATCACCGGCGTGATTGATCTGCGCGGTCAGGATAACCTGGACGATGGCATGATCATTGAGGAAGGAGTCATCCCTGGCGCCCTGTCTGCCACGTTGCCAGCGGCGTTCGCTGTTCAGGCCAAACTGGTCGGCAAGGACACGGCTAAGACCTGGGCTGATGACGCCCGGCAGTTTGCCCGAGAGGCAGAGAGCCTGATCCGGGGTGCGTACGAAGGCGCAATGAATAACACGCAGATATACCTGGTGATGACCCACGACGATGCCAACGGCGAGATGTATTTGCAAGACGACAGATTGCGTATCAAATGGCCCGGCGTCGGTAAACAGGAAATCTTCGAAAAAGTCAACGAAAACCTCATCAGGGTCACTGAAGCGCACAAGGGCATATTCGTTAAGAATTTGCTCTGGTCCGAGTTTTTCGGCCACGACCTGGTGACCGTGCATCCGCTGGGTGGTTGCGTCATGGGCAGGAATGCCCAGCGCGGGGTGGTGAACCACAAAGGACAGGTGTTCGCCAGCACCGATGGCACGCAGGCTTACGAGGGGCTCTACGTCACTGACGGATCTGTCATTCCCAGACCGGTGGGGGTAAATCCCTTGTTGACTATCTCGGCCATCTCGGAACGGTGTTGCGCTCTAATCGCCGAGGATCGGGACCAGGATTGGCACTACAACGTAGATTTGCCCTCTGCTGCGCCGCTCCAGCAGCCTGTGAGCCAGGACAAGATCGGCATACGCTTTACCGAGACGATGAAAGGCTACTTTTCCACCAAAGTCAAAGACGATTTTCAGGACGCCTATGACCAGGGCGAAAAGGACGATTCGGATTTCCAGTTTATCCTGACCATCCAGTCAGACGATATGGAATATATGATCGAGAACGACCAGCACCCTGCGCGCATGATCGGGTCCGTCATTGCCCCGGCACTTTCGGATGAACCTCTGACTGTCACCGATGGACACTTCAACCTGTTCGTGGACAATCCAGATGAACCCGGTACCAAGAACATGAAATACCGCATGAAACTCACCTCTGAAATAGGTGACCAGTTTTATTTTTACGGTTATAAGGTGTTGCGGGATGACTTTGGACCGGATATGTGGTCGGATACGACCACCCTGTATATCTCGGTCTGGCGGGGTGAGGACGATCAGGGCGAACTACTGGGCAAAGGCATACTCAAAATTAAACCAGAGGATTTCATGAAACAACTCACGACCATGAAGGCCATTAACGCGGCGTCCGTAGCGGATGCACTAAAGGCCACCGCCAGATTCGGCGCATTTTTCACGCGGGTTCTGCACAGGACGTACGGTCTTATCTAAGAAGCCTTTTTTCAAGAGGAAACCATGCCTGGTAAAAATTCGGCCTCCTCCTACCAGGAGACCGTCGTCCCTTTTACTGCACGAGACCAATTTGAGGGCAATCTCATCCATGTAGAAGGCCCTCAAAAGCCTTCAAAAGGGCCTGTGTTGCTCGTCCACGGTGCCGGCGTCAGGGCCAATATCTTCAGGGCTCCTGTCGAAACCACGCTGGTACAGTACCTCATAGACCACGGCTACGATGTCTGGCTGGAGAATTGGCGCGCCAGCATTAATTTCGACAAAAATCTGTGGACCCTCGATCAGGCGGCCGCCTATGACCACCCCGCCGCGGTCGAGACCGTGGTCAAAACCACCGGCAGCAATCAGGTCAAAGCCATTATCCATTGCCAGGGCTCAACCAGTTTCATGATGTCGGCAGTGGCCGGCCTTATTCCTCAGGTGACAACCATCGTCACCAATGCCGTATCGCTGCATCCTATTGTACCGGCCTGGTCCGTTCTTAAACTAAACATAGCCGTACCCATGTTGAAAATGGTGACCGATTACCTCAATCCCCAATGGGGATTGGAGGCTCCCTCGCTGGTAGCTAAGCTGATCCAGTTCTTTGTCAATCTGACGCACCACGAATGCAACAACCCTGTCTGCAAGCAGGTGAGCTTTACATACGGATCGGGCTTTCCAGCCCTCTGGCGCCACGAGAATCTCAATGACGCCACGCACGAATGGCTTAAAAACGAGTTCGGCAACGTGCCCTTGCAGTTCTTTCAGCAGATGGCCCGCTGCGTAAAACAGGGCAATCTAATCTCGGTCGAAGGGCTTGAAGAACTGCCTGCCGACTTCTGTGCTCAAGAACCGCAGACAGATGCGCGTATTGCGTTTTTGGCCGGTCGCCGGAATCGCTGTTTTCTCTACAAAAGCCAGGTAAAATCCTTCAACTATTTTGACGGCCATCGCAAGAATTATCACACTCTCCATCTTTTTCCGACCTATAGTCACCTCGATATCTTCATGGGCAAGAATGCGGTTCGCGACACCTATCCTACCATTCTCCACGAACTTGATCGCTAAACCCTATTGACCAACTTGATGAAATTGGCTTTGGAAGGGCTAAACCGTCTATCCGCGACTATAGTATTAGTATCGGCTACCTCGTATCCCTCCGCCTCTCTACACCGATTGGGTCGCTTCCAGGTGATCTAAAATTTGAGGGTACACGTCTTGGGCGGCCTTCTCTCCAATGATGCAATCCACATGGCCGTATTGGGGTATGACGTACCGGGTATATAGTTCTTTACCGTTTTTTTTTCTTACCAGATCATAGGTAGTTTCGGTGCTGCGGGGCAACACACAGTCGTTTTCATCGCCGTGAATAAAGGCGACGGGTAGGGCCATGCGTTTGAGGTGGGGGAGGTAGACATCTTCACCTCGGGAGTTGACCAGATGGTTCTTGCGAGTAATCAGTGCCAACTGCTTCATAGCTTTAAGGTTCACCACGCCAAACATCTCGTGTAAAGCGTGATGCGTCTGATCACCGAGCTTATCGTGCTCCCACAGGGGCCCGTAGATGGAAGTGATACGGCGACAAACCGGACTATCGCATCGCTCTTTCTTCGGAATAGGATACATGGTCAAGAAGCGGTCATACAGTCGATTTTTCCAGTCTGAGTGGACATCCACATAGGCGGTCAGGTGTTTGAAGCCCACGGCGGCGATAGCCGACGACAGGCATAACCCGGTCTTAATTCGGTTGATGGTCGGCACGAAGAGATGCGTGGACACCTGAGAACATACAGCGGCGCGCACCCCCGACAATCCTGCCAGCAGTGCCATGGAAAAGGTAGAGGAGCCTACTCCGTGGGCCACCACCTGGACGCTATCCGCTCCGGCCAACTCTCGAACTTTGGACACCGCTGCTGGGTAATCTTGGGTGGCCACGTCGTCCATGGTGGCTTGGTTGCGGGAGGCAGGTAGCTCGATGCTGAACCGAAAATCCAAGAGCCACACATCGAACTCTCTGGCGTAGAGATACTCCAGCAGATTGGTTTCGATGGTGTCGGTGGCGTACATCAGGCTGGAGACCCCAATGCAGTGAGAGAGAATTACCGGTCCCTTGGAGCCGCCCTGGTAGCGGGTGAGACGTAACGGAGTACCGTCCCCAGCGAGAAAATGGAATGCGTCGGGCGGGTCCACTTGCAATGGACGTTTCTGCCGAGGCGGTGCTTCAGGATCGAAAATATTCCAGTCGGAGTGTAATCCCATGGGGATCTCCTGCTGCTGATCAGACGGCAAATCGGGCGTATTTTTCCCAGAGTTCTCCCAAAAAGAATGTTCCGAACCTGCGCAAAACACGCGCTTTCTCTTTTACACCAGAGGCGTTGGTAGCTGTGATGGTTTTCACTATACCTGCCAATTGGCCGAAGTTCAGTTTCAAAACGCCAGCACCGATGATCGGACCGCTTTTGTCCGGACCTTCATGCAGTGTGGCATAGAGGGTCGTAATGTCGGACAGAAGGTCGAAGCCGGGATCATCCCTGACTTCCTTATTTCCCGAGAATCGGTAGGCTTTTCCGTCGTGATCGAAAGTTAATTCGTAGATTATGAGTTTGGTGTCCGGATCGTCCGCAGAAAAAAAGAGATTGAACGCGCCGTTGTAAACGGGGCAGTCCCCTCCCAAAGGCGTGAAGTTGACGCTTCCGATCAGGGTTCCCGTGTGCTCGGGATCACGGACGAAGGCTTCGACGTCTTTGATGTCGATGGTCGCCTGGATCGTGAATTCGGTATTGTTCGCCTTTCCACGTTCAGCACCTTTCTTCGGGTCGTCCGCTCCGAGCGAGAAACCGCCGGACATGGATTCCCGAAAGCGGACACCCGGCTCGGCTTCTTGCATTTGGGTGGCTTTGTAGGAGGGTGGGATGCCTTCGGGTTTCATGGTGGCGAGGTAGCAGCGAGCGTCGGCGTAGCCCATGTGGATCAATGTGGCGTGATCAATGTGACCTAAAAAGAGATCCGAATCCAATGGAAGAGGATAGTCCGGACGGATGACGTGAAGGGTGACTGGCCGGGTTTGGCCATAGGGAGAATCGCCGTTGGCGATGCGCCGGTTGAGTTCGGCGATACGTTCCATTTGTACGTTCAGTGCGCCGTTGGCGCTCATTTCAAGCATTTGCACGTAGAGACGCAAGCCGCCGCCGCGGTAGGTCGGCGTATTGCCCATACCCCAGACGAGCCAAATCTCCTCTGCGCCGCGCCGAACGGCTTCTAGGGGATTGGCGTCCTGCATGAATCCGGTGTCGAGATAGGTGATCCCATTTTTGACGACCGGCGGCATCACGCCGGGCAACGACATGCCAGCGACGATAAGGTCGGTCTCGATATCCGTATGTTCGATGACGGCGACGCGTTTGTCGTTGTAATTGAGCACGTTGTAGGTGCCGACGAGGCCGGCTGCTCGGCGGATGCATTCGGCGTCGATTCCCAAATGAGGGAAGACTTTGTCCAGTACGCCATCGGCAGATCCCGCAGCGGTAAGATTGGCGGGGTCGAGGTAATCTTTGATGGACAGAAACCCCATGAAATGTTTCGGATTCTGGGTTCGCCACCTTTGGCACATCTCTTCGAGAGAAAGCCCCGAGAGGAGCATAGACAGATTAAGGCTACCGCCGGAAGTGCCGTCCAGGTGATGGAAGACGAGTCCATGCTCGATCAAGGCCCTGATGACCCCGGCTTGGTAGGAGAGACGAACGCCTCCACCGGAGAGAACGAGCGATCTTTTAGGGCCGCGGTAGTTCGCGGAAGGCGCGCCGCATGGGGTATGTCGGGATGATATGGTCATCAGCCGTTAGGTCCGGGCTTGTTTTGGGGTGGCTATGCCAGGAACGGGTACGTCGGGAGGGGGAGGCCATTCTTCGCTGAGGCCGAGATTGACGACGCTTTCCATGCCTTCGGGCGGCATTTTGGGCATCGTGTCATAGGTCAGAAACCAGGTCTCGAAGTGGTCATCCAAGGTTCCTTCGGCGGATGGGATAAAGGCGGTGGCAATTGGATCGGGCCCAATTTCGAGTGCCTTGAGTTTTTGGACGCGCGGATGGTCGCCGACGATGAATTTGGCTTTCGCGCGGCTACCGAGACAAAATCCCGCCTTGCCGCGGAAGAAGATATCGGATTTCCACAGCATGCCGCGGAAGGCGCAGAAGTTTGATGCCTTCATTTTCACAGGAATTACAGTAGAGGGAGGGCGATCAATTTCGACGTAGGTGCAAAGTTGTCCGTCCAAATCGTATTGGCTGCTGACCTTGTCGTCTCCCATGATGAAATTGAGCGGTGCCTGGTGTTTGGGCATGCCCCAAATGCCCTTGCCGCCCTTGACGGAGACCTCGCTGGAAACGGGCAAATCAACGACGTATTGCCCGACGCTGAGTGTCTTAAAAAAAAAGCCTGGCAGTTTGAATTTACAGGTACTTGTGTTGTGTGTGCAGGCGATTCCGATGCTGTATTCGATGTATTTGCCGATAACTGTGTCCCGGTAATCAACGACGGTGACGATCAACACCCCCGTCCCTCTAAAATGGATGGGGTAAATCTCCTCTCCTTCGAGAAGCTTGGCGGCTTTGTCAGCGTTGATCGGAAACAGGGCCATCAGGACAGGGGAGTTCTTGCAAACGACGGGCATGGT
This portion of the Gemmatimonadota bacterium genome encodes:
- a CDS encoding mechanosensitive ion channel, translating into ASIFILTIFLNRSPLYFLSGMGALTAVLLLVFKDTILGLVTGIQLSANKMVAVGDWIEMPKYGVDGNVIEVALTIVKVQNWDKTIITIPAYSLVSESFKNWRDIQESGGRRIKWSILIDIQTIKFCDEEMLTRFSKIKYIATYIEHKKDELAKFNQEQKVDESSLVNGRRMTNVGTFRTYIVAYLRSHPEINQEMTFFVRQLAPGEHGLPIEIYVFCNDTVWANYEAIQADIFDHILSVVPEFDLKVFQIPTG
- a CDS encoding GMC family oxidoreductase N-terminal domain-containing protein; amino-acid sequence: MLPLSLPNNEIKDAYDVVVVGSGYGGGISASRMARAGKKVCVLERGKEFLPGDFPDEPVEALNEFQTNSAMGHTGGRTDLFDFNLNEDINVLVGCGLGGTSLINANVSLKAEDRTFEDPVWPDEIRQDGLIQQGYERARAMLLPRLYPEDAPKLPKLQALEESAQAMGAKFARAPINVNFDLDGPNHVGVEQRPCQYCGDCVTGCNYRAKNTTQMNYLPDARNHGAEIFTCTSVRYVEQQGDNWLVHYQLVESGQEKFDAPTMIVRTKVVILSAGTLGSTEILLRSQQNGLTTSKMLGKRFSGNGDVLGFAYNTDRQINSIGHGDKKPGTLDPVGPCITGVIDLRGQDNLDDGMIIEEGVIPGALSATLPAAFAVQAKLVGKDTAKTWADDARQFAREAESLIRGAYEGAMNNTQIYLVMTHDDANGEMYLQDDRLRIKWPGVGKQEIFEKVNENLIRVTEAHKGIFVKNLLWSEFFGHDLVTVHPLGGCVMGRNAQRGVVNHKGQVFASTDGTQAYEGLYVTDGSVIPRPVGVNPLLTISAISERCCALIAEDRDQDWHYNVDLPSAAPLQQPVSQDKIGIRFTETMKGYFSTKVKDDFQDAYDQGEKDDSDFQFILTIQSDDMEYMIENDQHPARMIGSVIAPALSDEPLTVTDGHFNLFVDNPDEPGTKNMKYRMKLTSEIGDQFYFYGYKVLRDDFGPDMWSDTTTLYISVWRGEDDQGELLGKGILKIKPEDFMKQLTTMKAINAASVADALKATARFGAFFTRVLHRTYGLI
- a CDS encoding esterase, translating into MPGKNSASSYQETVVPFTARDQFEGNLIHVEGPQKPSKGPVLLVHGAGVRANIFRAPVETTLVQYLIDHGYDVWLENWRASINFDKNLWTLDQAAAYDHPAAVETVVKTTGSNQVKAIIHCQGSTSFMMSAVAGLIPQVTTIVTNAVSLHPIVPAWSVLKLNIAVPMLKMVTDYLNPQWGLEAPSLVAKLIQFFVNLTHHECNNPVCKQVSFTYGSGFPALWRHENLNDATHEWLKNEFGNVPLQFFQQMARCVKQGNLISVEGLEELPADFCAQEPQTDARIAFLAGRRNRCFLYKSQVKSFNYFDGHRKNYHTLHLFPTYSHLDIFMGKNAVRDTYPTILHELDR
- a CDS encoding patatin-like phospholipase family protein, which translates into the protein MTISSRHTPCGAPSANYRGPKRSLVLSGGGVRLSYQAGVIRALIEHGLVFHHLDGTSGGSLNLSMLLSGLSLEEMCQRWRTQNPKHFMGFLSIKDYLDPANLTAAGSADGVLDKVFPHLGIDAECIRRAAGLVGTYNVLNYNDKRVAVIEHTDIETDLIVAGMSLPGVMPPVVKNGITYLDTGFMQDANPLEAVRRGAEEIWLVWGMGNTPTYRGGGLRLYVQMLEMSANGALNVQMERIAELNRRIANGDSPYGQTRPVTLHVIRPDYPLPLDSDLFLGHIDHATLIHMGYADARCYLATMKPEGIPPSYKATQMQEAEPGVRFRESMSGGFSLGADDPKKGAERGKANNTEFTIQATIDIKDVEAFVRDPEHTGTLIGSVNFTPLGGDCPVYNGAFNLFFSADDPDTKLIIYELTFDHDGKAYRFSGNKEVRDDPGFDLLSDITTLYATLHEGPDKSGPIIGAGVLKLNFGQLAGIVKTITATNASGVKEKARVLRRFGTFFLGELWEKYARFAV
- a CDS encoding acetoacetate decarboxylase family protein, translated to MRIPKRIQAYAGRKALVDGIPFTMPVVCKNSPVLMALFPINADKAAKLLEGEEIYPIHFRGTGVLIVTVVDYRDTVIGKYIEYSIGIACTHNTSTCKFKLPGFFFKTLSVGQYVVDLPVSSEVSVKGGKGIWGMPKHQAPLNFIMGDDKVSSQYDLDGQLCTYVEIDRPPSTVIPVKMKASNFCAFRGMLWKSDIFFRGKAGFCLGSRAKAKFIVGDHPRVQKLKALEIGPDPIATAFIPSAEGTLDDHFETWFLTYDTMPKMPPEGMESVVNLGLSEEWPPPPDVPVPGIATPKQART